DNA sequence from the Leptospirillum ferrooxidans C2-3 genome:
GTGCCTTCGGAGAAACGCTCAGGATCACGGCCGCAGCCGACCTGATGGCTGTCTTGCCGGAAATCTCCCACAACTTTACAAAAAAGACGCACGTGACAGTGCGCATCTCCTACAGTTCTTCCGGTGAGTCCGCGATCGCGATTCGCCATCATGCTCCGTTCGACCTGTTTCTTTCGGCCGATTCATCCTTTCCCGAGAACCTCTCAAAACAGGGCTGGGTGATCGCAGACAGTGTCAAAACATATACCAGGGGGATCCTTGTCCTCTGGGTCTCGCAAAAGGCCCTGCCTCCAAAAACAAACGGCAAGATCGGAACGTCAACCCTTCTGGACTCCGGGATCCGGAAAATCGCACTGGCCAATCCTCGCCTTGCTCCCTATGGCCACGCGGGGATGAAATGTCTCAAGTCCCGGAACCTCTGGACTCCGCTTCGCACAAAGCTCGTTTATGCCAACACCCTGGCTCAGGTTTCACAATATATGAGAACAAAAACCGCCGATGCAGGCTTTCTGTCCAAGGCCCAGGCCATGATTCTTTCCCGGCATTCGAAAGGGAGCTCCATCGAACTTTCTCCGGGATGCGTCCCCGATCTTGACCAGAAGATGGCCATCATCAAGACGAGCCCCCACCTGAAAGCGGCCAGAGACTTTGAAACCTTCATTCTGGGACAACCAACACAGGATTTCCTGAAAGCCCATGGATACCGTTAGGCCATTTCCCAAAAGGAGGCTGTGATGAACCATTCGGCTCTCTATGTGACGGTCTCCCTTTCCCTTCTCACCGCCACCATACTGACCGTCTCGAGTCTCCCGTTTGCATGGTGGATCGTTTATTCCGGAAGCCGTTGGGTCACTCTGGGGGAGGCGATCCTGACGCTCACCCTGGTGCTGCCCCCGGCCGTCCTGGGCTATCTCCTTCTCGTTGTCTTCAGCCCGGACAATCCGTTTGGGGGTTTTTTTGCAAAGATCCTGGGCCACCCGCTTCCTTTCTCCTTCGAAGGCCTCCTTGTCGCATCCCTCCTCTACAGCCTTCCGTTTGCCGTCCAGCCAGTGTCCCAGGCTTTTCGGCAAATCCCCCAAAGTACCATTGAAATGGCCAGGCTGCTTGGTGCCAGCCGGGCGAGAACCTTTTTCCGGATTATCGTTCCCCTTTCCCTTTCTGGTCTCTGGACAGGCTGGATACTGGGATTCGCCCACACAGTCGGAGAATTTGGGGTCGTCATGATGGTGGGAGGAAATATCCCCGGATCGACACGAACCCTGTCCCTTAAAGCCTATGACGATCTTCTCTCGATGAATGACAAAAGCGCCTGGGAATCCATCGGTTATCTTCTTCTCTTTTCCTTTCTGGCTCTCACCGCGCTGAACCTGATACGCCGAAAGGGAACATCCCGTGAATCCATCGAAGTCACTCGACGTTGATCTTCTGCTCAGAAGACCGGGATCCCCAAGGCTAGAGATTCGATGTTCCATCACTCTCGGCCAAAAATATCTCCTTGGGGTCTGTGGCGCTTCCGGATCGGGAAAGACCTCCTTCCTTCGCATGCTCGCCGGCCTTCTTTCCCCCGATGACGGATCGATCGTCATGGGAAACTCTGTCTGGTTTGACCGGCAAAAAGGAATCGAAGCCCCCACAGAGCAGCGGGACATTTCCTACCTTCCGCAGAATGTCTGTCTTTTTCCCCACATGACGATCCGGGAGAACCTTGTCTTTGCGGCGGAATCAGCAAGACCAGAAAAAACCCGCTTGGCTTTTTCCCTTTTTTCCGGAATAAAACGAACCGGAAAGATCTCAAAAGAACGCGATCAGGAGCTGACACGGTTGTCGACCCTTTTCGGGATCGAAGATCTCATGAACAAAAAAGTGGGAGAACTCTCCGGAGGGCAAGCCCGAAAGGCCGCCCTGGCCCGGATGTTTCTGAAACCCTGTTCCCTCTACCTTCTCGACGAGCCCCTGACAGCCATCGATCCGGCGGCCAGACGGGTTTTGACCAGCGTGATCATGAATCTTCTCGACGAAACGGGAACTCCGGCGATATGGGTCACCCATTCTCCCGATGAGGTGGCCTGCGTGGCTAACGAAATGGCCGAGTTTTCCACCTCTGAGGCGGAAGACAAGACAGGATGGTGGCAAAAACCACTCCGAAACCAATAGGAAACGTCCACCCAAAATAGAAAAAAGCCTCTGCCAGAACCAGACTGGAAAAATGCCATGGATTTCATGAACTCCTGTTGAGCGCAAAAACCCCTTGTAATCTCTCCATCCCGAGATTATATTCTTGAACGGTATCTCTTCTCTGATTTCTCCTTCTCTTTTTCCCCTCCGACGCCGCTGTCGGTTTCCCCAATAGTCGATTGCCGGCAAAGAAGCCCTGCACCAATGCACAAGACCCCAGGATCCATTCCAAAATCATTTTATAAAGAATCCTGAAGACCAAAAGCCTGAACTCCGTCCCATGGTCTACCGGGTCCTTCAAGTCTATCCTTCCCAAAGGAGGTCTCATGCCCGAAACCGTTTATGAAGTGATGAAAAGTCAGGGAATCACCCGAAGAAGCTTTATCAAATTTTGCAGTCTCATGGCGGCGGGAATGTCACTCGCACCATCATTCGTTCCGGTCATTGCCAGTGCGCTCGAGACCATGCCCAGAGTTCCGGTCCTCTGGCTCCATGGTCTTGAGTGCACCTGCTGCAGCGAATCCTTCATCCGTTCATCGCATCCGCTGGCGAAGGATGTGATCCTCTCGATGATCTCCCTTGACTATGATGACACTCTGATGGCTGCAGCGGGACATGAAGCTGAAGACTGCCTTGAAAGCGTGATGAAAAAGCACCCGGGGGAATACATCCTCGCCGTCGAGGGCAATCCGCCCATGAACGAAGACGGAATGTACTGCATTGTCGGCGGAAAACCGTTTGTGGAGCAGTTGAGAAGAGTCGCATCCAAGGCCAAGGCAGTGATCGCATGGGGATCCTGCGCCTCGTGGGGATGCGTTCAGGCGGCCAAACCCAACCCCACCCAGGCAACCCCCATTCATGAAATCCTGACCGACAGGCAGGTCATCAAGATTCCGGGATGTCCTCCGATCGCCGAGGTGATGACCGGAGTCATCACCTATATCACCACCTTTGGCAGACTCCCTGAGCTCGACCGTGAGGGACGTCCCAAAATGTTTTACAGCCAGAGAATCCACGACAAGTGCTACCGTCGCCCCAACTACGATGCCGGGCAATACGTCGAACACTGGGACGACGAGGGAGCCCGCAAGGGATATTGCCTTTACAAAATGGGTTGCAAGGGGCCGGTGACCTACAATGCCTGCTCGACCACAGGGTGGAATAATGGGGTCTCTTTTCCCATCAAGTCCGGACACGGATGCATCGGTTGCTCCGAAAAGGATTTCTGGGACAAGGGCCCATTCTACAAACATCTTTCAAACCTTGAAGGATTTGGTGTAGAGGCTGACGCCGACACGATCGGGCTCACCACCCTTGGTGTCGCGGGAGCAGGTGTTGCCGCCCACGCTCTCCTCACAGGCATTCAAAAATCCGGCGGAGGTCACGAATCCGGAAAAACGAAGGCTTCCCGATCCGAAGCAGCCGGCAAGGATCAGGCACCGAACTTGCCTCAGAAGGAGACGAAAGAATGAGCGTCTATGAAACACAAGGTTTCCGGATGGACAATTCCGGACGAAGGGTGGTGGTTGACCCTGTTACAAGAATCGAGGGACATCTTCGCTGTGAAGTGAATCTTGACAGCAACAACATCATCAGAAACGCGGTCAGTTCCGGAACAATGTGGCGAGGAATCGAGACCATCCTTAAAGGGAGAGATCCCCGGGACGCCTGGGCCTTCACCCAAAGGATCTGCGGCGTTTGTACCGGAGTCCATGCCCTCGTCTCCGTCCGGACGGTCGAAGATGCCTTGGGAATCACCATTCCCGACAATGCCAACATCATCAGGAATCTCATGCATCTGACTCTCATGGTTCAGGATCATCTGGTCCACTTCTACCACCTCCACGCCATGGACTGGGTCGATGTGCCCAATGCCCTGAAGGCAGACCCCAGACAAACCTCGGCAATCGCCCAAAAGATCTCCCGTTGGCCAAACTCGTCACCCGGATATTTCCGGGATGTCCAGAACCGGCTCAAAAAATTCGTCGAATCCGGACAACTAGGCCCCTTCATGAACGGCTACTGGGGGAATCCCTCCTACAAACTTCCGGCAGAGGTCAATCTGCTCGCGGTGACCCACTATCTTGAAGCACTGGATTTCCAGAAGGAAATCGTCAAGATCCACACGATTTTCGGAGGAAAAAATCCCCATCCCAACTGGCTGGTTGGCGGCGTTCCCTGCGCGATCAATATCGACGGAGATCTTTCGGCGGGAGCACCGCTCAACATGGAACGATTGAACTATGTCTCCCAGATCATCGAGAGAACCATCACGTTCATCGATCAGGTCTACATTCCGGACCTGGTCGCCATCGCGTCCTACTATAAGGACTGGCTGTACGGAGGAGGCCTGTCGAGCCAGAATGTCATGTCCTACGGAGAGTTTCCGGACCACCCGAATGATTACTCTCCCCGAAACCTTCTTCTTCCCCGCGGAGCGATCATCGGTGGAGACCTCTCCACCGTCCATCCGGTGGACCTCAAAAACCCCACCGAGATCGAAGAGTTTGTCGTCCACTCCTGGTACCGGTACCCGGATGAAACCAGAGGAATCCATCCCTGGGACGGCATCACCGATCCGAACTATATTCTGGGGAAAAACGCCAAGGGAACACCGACCGACATCAAGGAGCTGGACGAGGAAGGTAAGTACTCCTTCATCAAGGCCCCGAGATGGAACGGCCATGCCATGGAAGTGGGCCCATTGGCCAGATGGATCATCGGATACGCCCAAAAAAAACCGGAATTCAAGGAGCCGGTCGACAAACTCCTGAGTTCGCTTGGACTTCCCGTGAGCGCCCTTTTTTCAACGCTCGGCCGAACGGCGGCACGGGGTCTTGAAGCCTCCTGGTCGGCCCACAAGATGCGCTATTTCCATAAACGTCTGATGGACAATATCCGCGCTGGAAATACAGCGACCGCCAATACGGAGAAGTGGGAACCCCGGACTTGGCCAAAAGAGTGCAAGGGGGTTGGATTCGCGGAGGCTCCGAGAGGCGCCCTCGGCCACTGGATCCGGATCAGGGAGGGGAAAATCGAAAACTATCAGGCGGTCGTTCCCACCACCTGGAACGGATCTCCACGTGACCCCAAGGGACAGATCGGCGCGTTCGAGGCCGCCCTTATGAACACCCCTCTCGCCGATCCGAAACAGCCTCTTGAGATACTCAGGACACTCCACAGCTTCGATCCCTGCCTGGCCTGCTCCACTCATATCCTCGGGCCAGAGGGGAAACCTCTTCACAGTGTGAAAGTCCGGTAAAAATCCGGACATGGAGGAAAAATATGGGGTACGAGGTCGAAGTTTCCACGGTGGCTCCGGAAAACGATGAAGGGGTCCACTACATCTATGAAGCTCCGGTCCGAATTTGGCACTGGATCAATGCCGGATCGATCCTCGTCCTGGCGGTGAGCGGTTATCTAATCGCCCACCCGTTTCCAAGTCTCATGGGCGAGGCAAGCCATCATTTCCTGATGGGAGACATCCGGTTCTCCCATTTTGTCGCAGCCTATCTCTTCGGCGGGGGATTTCTCATCCGGTTTTTATGGAGCTTCATCGGAAACACCTATTCCCGGGAACTTTTCCGCATCCCGGTAACAAGCGGCGAATGGTGGAAGGATCTGTCCCGTGAAATCCGCTGGATCTTCTTTCTGGAAAAGAGTCCAAGGAAATACTATGGACACAATCCCGTGGCCCAGTCGGCCATGTTTGTCTTTTTCGTACTCGGCTCCCTTGTGATGATCGGTACAGGCGGGGCGATGTACGCAGAGGGACTCGGAGCAGGTTCATGGGCCGATCGATTGTTTGGCTGGATCACTCCCCTAGTTGGACAGCCCCAGGATTTGAGAACGCTCCACCACCTCGGCATGTGGTTTATTCTGGTCTTTGTTTTGGGACATATCTACATGGCGATCAGGGAAGACATTGTGGGACGTCAGACCTCGGTCGGGACCATGATCAGCGGTTTCCGGTTCTTCAGAAAGTGATCGGAAAAATGGAGAGTCTCCCAAAAACATTGATTCTGGGGATTGGAAACCTCCTGTGGGGAGACGAGGGGTTGGGCGTCCGGGCCGTCTGGGCCTTTCAGGAACAGTTTCATCTTCCCGAGGGAGTCACCATCATGGACGGAGGAACCCAGGGGCTTTCACTCACCCCGTTCATCCAGGAAACCGACCGTCTCCTGATCTT
Encoded proteins:
- the modA gene encoding molybdate ABC transporter substrate-binding protein, which gives rise to MNKLVRNTSFTPDSPFMTLFLCFVLIAVSLLRVPASAFGETLRITAAADLMAVLPEISHNFTKKTHVTVRISYSSSGESAIAIRHHAPFDLFLSADSSFPENLSKQGWVIADSVKTYTRGILVLWVSQKALPPKTNGKIGTSTLLDSGIRKIALANPRLAPYGHAGMKCLKSRNLWTPLRTKLVYANTLAQVSQYMRTKTADAGFLSKAQAMILSRHSKGSSIELSPGCVPDLDQKMAIIKTSPHLKAARDFETFILGQPTQDFLKAHGYR
- the modB gene encoding molybdate ABC transporter permease subunit gives rise to the protein MNHSALYVTVSLSLLTATILTVSSLPFAWWIVYSGSRWVTLGEAILTLTLVLPPAVLGYLLLVVFSPDNPFGGFFAKILGHPLPFSFEGLLVASLLYSLPFAVQPVSQAFRQIPQSTIEMARLLGASRARTFFRIIVPLSLSGLWTGWILGFAHTVGEFGVVMMVGGNIPGSTRTLSLKAYDDLLSMNDKSAWESIGYLLLFSFLALTALNLIRRKGTSRESIEVTRR
- a CDS encoding ATP-binding cassette domain-containing protein, with protein sequence MNPSKSLDVDLLLRRPGSPRLEIRCSITLGQKYLLGVCGASGSGKTSFLRMLAGLLSPDDGSIVMGNSVWFDRQKGIEAPTEQRDISYLPQNVCLFPHMTIRENLVFAAESARPEKTRLAFSLFSGIKRTGKISKERDQELTRLSTLFGIEDLMNKKVGELSGGQARKAALARMFLKPCSLYLLDEPLTAIDPAARRVLTSVIMNLLDETGTPAIWVTHSPDEVACVANEMAEFSTSEAEDKTGWWQKPLRNQ
- a CDS encoding hydrogenase small subunit; this encodes MPETVYEVMKSQGITRRSFIKFCSLMAAGMSLAPSFVPVIASALETMPRVPVLWLHGLECTCCSESFIRSSHPLAKDVILSMISLDYDDTLMAAAGHEAEDCLESVMKKHPGEYILAVEGNPPMNEDGMYCIVGGKPFVEQLRRVASKAKAVIAWGSCASWGCVQAAKPNPTQATPIHEILTDRQVIKIPGCPPIAEVMTGVITYITTFGRLPELDREGRPKMFYSQRIHDKCYRRPNYDAGQYVEHWDDEGARKGYCLYKMGCKGPVTYNACSTTGWNNGVSFPIKSGHGCIGCSEKDFWDKGPFYKHLSNLEGFGVEADADTIGLTTLGVAGAGVAAHALLTGIQKSGGGHESGKTKASRSEAAGKDQAPNLPQKETKE
- a CDS encoding nickel-dependent hydrogenase large subunit — protein: MSVYETQGFRMDNSGRRVVVDPVTRIEGHLRCEVNLDSNNIIRNAVSSGTMWRGIETILKGRDPRDAWAFTQRICGVCTGVHALVSVRTVEDALGITIPDNANIIRNLMHLTLMVQDHLVHFYHLHAMDWVDVPNALKADPRQTSAIAQKISRWPNSSPGYFRDVQNRLKKFVESGQLGPFMNGYWGNPSYKLPAEVNLLAVTHYLEALDFQKEIVKIHTIFGGKNPHPNWLVGGVPCAINIDGDLSAGAPLNMERLNYVSQIIERTITFIDQVYIPDLVAIASYYKDWLYGGGLSSQNVMSYGEFPDHPNDYSPRNLLLPRGAIIGGDLSTVHPVDLKNPTEIEEFVVHSWYRYPDETRGIHPWDGITDPNYILGKNAKGTPTDIKELDEEGKYSFIKAPRWNGHAMEVGPLARWIIGYAQKKPEFKEPVDKLLSSLGLPVSALFSTLGRTAARGLEASWSAHKMRYFHKRLMDNIRAGNTATANTEKWEPRTWPKECKGVGFAEAPRGALGHWIRIREGKIENYQAVVPTTWNGSPRDPKGQIGAFEAALMNTPLADPKQPLEILRTLHSFDPCLACSTHILGPEGKPLHSVKVR
- the cybH gene encoding Ni/Fe-hydrogenase, b-type cytochrome subunit; the encoded protein is MGYEVEVSTVAPENDEGVHYIYEAPVRIWHWINAGSILVLAVSGYLIAHPFPSLMGEASHHFLMGDIRFSHFVAAYLFGGGFLIRFLWSFIGNTYSRELFRIPVTSGEWWKDLSREIRWIFFLEKSPRKYYGHNPVAQSAMFVFFVLGSLVMIGTGGAMYAEGLGAGSWADRLFGWITPLVGQPQDLRTLHHLGMWFILVFVLGHIYMAIREDIVGRQTSVGTMISGFRFFRK